CATTCCGTCCTGCGGTCCGCTTTCAGAAGAAGATGTAAAAGCTTCGTTGAAGCAGGCAAAAGAATTTTTCAAGGATGAACTAAAGGGCGAAACATTCGTGCTTTGCTGTGGCTCGTGGCTTTTGTATCCGCCCGTGGTCAACAAGCTGAAGGACAGCTCCAACATAAAAAAATTCTACCAATTATTTACCATACATACCGAAGAAGAACGACCCGAAAATCCCGATTTCTGGCGTATTTTCAACGAGCCGTACAGCCCGGATGCGGTAAACCGCATTCAGCCCAAAGGGCATGTGCAGGAAACGGTGCTTTCGCATCTCAAGGAAGGCGGCACCCTCGGCGCAGGCCGTGGCTACATAATTGTTGAATAAAACAAAAAAGACGCGTTTGCGTCTTTTTTATTTTAAAGTAATTAAATTTTCTGATTCCTGCTCGATTCGGCTGTCTAATGCTTTCATGGCGCGGAATTTTCCTTTTTCCCGAAGTTCCTGCCCGATTTCCCTGCCTATTGCATTATTTTTCATATCCATATCCGAATCATAAAAATTCTCTGCATTCGCAAAATTTAAAGGATGTCCGAACTCGTGTGCGTCTGTAAAATATTTGGTGTACAGTGCATCCTCCGACAAAATGGTCGCCGTTGCGCTCCATTTTGCATGCTTTTTGGCATTATCCACCGTGCCGTCCGAAGCAACACCATCTTCTGCCATCACTTCCTTATAAGAGGCATAGCCCGCCGCATTGGTTATCCATGCACCTTTACCGGCATCTGCCCGATACACAACCGTCTCCGCACTGTTTAAGCTCTGCCCGGGCAAAGAAACTTCTTCCACCTTGATTTGTATACCCACAACCCTTATAAAGTCCGCCAGTGCGCAAATATCCTGCTTATAGGCACCGACATTCACGCCGCTTTCTTCTAAGACACATAGCTTATCAAAGGACTCTTCTAAATCAGAAAGTGCCTGATATACAATCGGGTTGTCGTTTTCAAAGGCTCTGTCTGCTTCGGTCAGCTCCACCGCTTGCGATTGTCCCGTAAAATCCCTGACCTCGATTTTCTGCACTTCATTCTTATTTTCATTTTCTGTTGTACTTTCGGGGGCACCGATATTTAAGCTGACTGCCACGACCATTGCTAAAAAACAGCTTAATGCATACTTCATTGAATCACCTGCCTGACTTATAGTTTACCACACAACCGAAAAACTGTCAAGAAATGCAAACTGTGAATTGACAAGACACTTTTGGCTGTGCTATAATATTTAGTAAAGAAAAGAGTTGATTTTATAAAGACCATGAAGTTATTTAAAATGTTAGGTGAAAAATTTAAAGCCGCACCGAAAAAAGAACAGCAAAAAATATATATTGCTTCTTTACTTACCGTGCTTGCCACGGTTATTTGTGTTACCTTCATGTTCTGGAACGAAATCTGCTACACAATAAGCCCCGCATGGCATCTTTCAAGCATTGCACAAAACAGCCTGGAAAAAATCAGCGACGAGCAAAGCTATCTTTCCAAACGCTTGTTTGGCTTTGACACTACAAAGGAAGCCTATCGGATTGAGCTTACTGCTGATGCCTTAATAGACGGACGGAATGAAAAAGTGACCTTGTCCCTCTCACCTGGCGAATCGGAACTGCAAATCGGTCTGGAGGCGGATATTGACGAGGTGCCTGTTTTGCAGACGCTTGCGGTATGGAATGACCGGGAATTAAGTTTCAGCTTTCCGCAAATCAACAACAACCGCTATTATCTCCCGTCAGACATTTCGACCCCGGAATTCAGAACCGGTGCCTTTGCAAAATCACTTCCCTTTGTCTTGCCTGCGCATATAGATTCTCTGGCATACAGCAAATTCATACAAAAAGACGAAGCAACCCAAAAAACTGCAGAAAACACCGTGAAGCGGTTTCTAAAACGTCTGGACTACGGAAAACGGGAAAAGAAACGGCTGGTTTTAGACGGTAACGAACGTTCCTTACATATTATCCACGCCAAGTGCAGAGCTTCTGACCTTTCGGAATGTGTTGCCGCTCTTTCTTTATTATATACCGATGACTGGCTGAAAAATACTGAAGTTTCCCGTATGCTTTCCGGTCTTTGTCAGGAGCTGAAAGGCTATGCTTCACAAAACCTTGTGTATGATATCGAGCTGATGGAACAAAACAGCTACTTAATCGGTTTAAAAACAAACACCTTTACCGTTTATTTCCACGACGGTCTGTTCTTAAACGGCTTTAATGTGGAAACCCCGGGACAGACCTTAAGCCTCAGAGGCGACATCCAGATGCAGGGCGGTGTACTGGATTTTGTGCTGACACGTTCCACCCCCACAGAGCAGGAAAAATACTTCGGCCTTTATCTGGATTACAGTGCAAGGAAGCTTTCGGTTTACACACCGATGGGTGTGTTTGAAACCAACGTGCGCTGTGCCAACGATACCGAAACCTTCGCCGTTTATGAAAATGCAGTTTACCGCAAAAACAGATTCGTTGATTTCTCCCTGGAGGTAAAGCCCGGCAAGCCCGAAATTGTAATGGGCACAACCGCTGTACCCTTAACCTCCAAATCCTGTAATGACTGGAAAAACACGCTGGATACCGACATCCGTCGACTGTTTCGGGACACATCGGTTTTTCGCTATCTGTTTCAAAAATAGTCCTCTTAATGATAAAATTGAAAAAAGAGCTGTAAATTTATTACAGCTCTTTTTTAGGGGATAGGAAAAAATGCGTGTTTTCTCCATTTCGTGTCTTTCTCGTGAGTTTGCACACCCTTTGTTTGCCTTTATACTCGCGTTTTTGCGGTCCGGACTCTTTTCATCCCCTTTTTTACAAATTGCCAAGAAAAGCAAGGATTCCTTCTTGGATGTCTTCATAGGTTTCGTCAAAATTTCCTGTATACCAGGGGTCACGGATATCTCGCGGAACATCTGTAAAATCTAGCAGACGCATTACTTTGTTTTGCGGGTCGTCTTTGAAAATGCGGAGCATATTTCTTATATTCATGCTGTCCATCCCCAAAAAATAATCATATTTGTCATAATCGGCTTTTGTCAGCTGTACCGCCTGCTTGCCTGCTGTGGAAATGTTAAATTCTGCAAGCTTTTTGCGCGTACCGGGATGCGGAGGGTTACCGATTTCTTCGGTACTTGTGGCAGAAGATGCAATAAAAAATTCCGCCTCTCTTCCCTGCTTTTTAACCATATCCTTCATTAAAAATTCCGCCATAGGTGACCGGCAGATATTTCCATGACACACAAACATAACTTTTTTCATTTTTCTTCACCTCTTGGCTTACATTATATATCCTTTTCGGAATTTTGTCAAAATTTTAGTTGACATTATAAAAAAAATGGAATATAATATAACTGTCAACCAAGAGGGAGTAGTTTGCGCGTGCTTTTCGCGTTACAGTCTTCGTCATCACGCATATTCTATATGCCGGATTCTGTACATAAAGGAAACGAGACTTTTGTTGTACCTATTTTTAGTGTACGCAAAAGTCTTTTTATATGCCTTTTTTGCGTACAGAGGGAGGAAATTGATATGGCATATGTGTTACTCATCATCGGCTTTATTCTGTTAATCAAGGGTGCTGACTATTTTGTGGACGGCAGCTCGGGTCTGGCTAAAATCTTTAAAGTTCCGGCTGTAATCATCGGACTTACCATTGTGTCCATGGGCACAAGCGCGCCCGAGGCAGCGGTTTCCATCACCTCAGGGTTAGTTGGTAAAAACGCCCTTGCCATCAGCAACATTGTCGGCTCTAATATTTTTAATCTTTTGATTGTTATCGGTGTTTGTGCTGTTATTGACAAAGTGGAAGCAGATAAAGACATTCGAAAAAGAGACTTGCCTTACAACGTAATCTTGTGTGCTCTGCTTCTTGTAATGATAGCCTTTGACGGGATTTTGGGTACAGTAGATGCAATCATTCTTCTGGTGCTGTTTGTCGGCTACATCCTTTGGTTGGTTCGGGATGCACTGAAAAACCGTACACAAGAAAACGATGATGCTAAGAAAATGCCTTTATGGCTTTGTCTGATTTGCATTGTCGGCGGTTTAGCAGCTATTGTATTCGGCGGCGACATGGTTGTTAAAAACGCAACCAAAATTGCAACCTCCTTGGGTATGTCTGAAAACTTAGTCGGCCTGACTATTGTGGCTGTGGGCACGTCTCTTCCCGAGCTGGTAACCTCCATTGTCGCATCCCGCAAAGGCGAGAACGAGATTGCTCTGGGTAATGCGGTAGGGTCTTGTATTTTTAACATCTTATTCATCTTAGGTATGTCCGGTGCGCTTTCCCCGATTGTGCTTCAGCAGAACCTCGGTGAGCACATTGTTGACTTGGCTGTTTTAATTGCAGTTACACTGCTCTTTACTGTGCTTTGTCTGATTAAAAAAGAAGTGAATCGCAAAGCAGGCTTCCTTTGCATCTTACTTTATATCATTTACTTAGCTTACATTATTGCGCGTAACTACGGTGTTTTTGCGTAATTGTAAAATAAACGGTGAGTTCGAGACCTTCCTCACCTAAATCAAAACTAAAGGAGACAACAGAATATGAAAAAAACAACGCAAATGGCATACGGGGCACTCATTGCCGCCCTTTATGTGGTACTCACATTCGTCGCCAACATTTTAGGACTGGCAAACGGTGCGATTCAGGTTCGATTTTCCGAAGCCCTGACCATCCTGCCTGCCTTCACACCTGCCGCAATTCCGGGTCTGGCTGTGGGGTGTGCCCTTTCAAATATCCTTACGGGCTGTGCGCTGTGGGATGTGGTGTTCGGAACACTCGCGACCCTCATCGGAGCGGTTCTAACGCGCATAATCGGCAAATCCAATAAGTTTCTTGCAGTCATTCCGCCCATTTTAGCAAACACTTTAATCATTCCGTTCGTACTGCGGTTTACCTACGGTGTACCGGAAGCAATGCCCTATCTGTTTTTAACGGTTTGCTTGGGCGAGCTGATTTCTGCAGGGGTGCTCGGAAGCCTTCTGTATAAGATTTTGGAATCTAAAAGAGACCTTTTTAAATAAAGAGCTGCTTTTCAGCTCTTTTTTTCTTGCTTTTTTTTAAAGTTTATTGTATACTAATATTACATATACAAAAAAGGAGAATGAATATGAAAAAATTGATTCAAGGTTATGTAAACATTCCACTGATTTTAAAAATCTTAGTGGGACTCATCATTGGTGCGGTATTAGGGCTTTTTGTACCGCAGGCAGGCTTTGTGGCTACATTCGGTACTATTTTTGTAAGTGCTTTGAAAGCCATTGCGCCCATTTTGGTATTTGTGTTAATCACCGCGTCGCTGGCAAGTGCCGGTGACGGCATTGGCGGACGTTTCCGTACCGTTATTATGCTTTACATGTTAACAACTTTCCTCGCGGCAGTTTTAGCGGTTGTGGCAAGCTTTATCTTCCCCACCGCCATTCCGCTGACCGGGGTTGAATCTGCAACCAACGCAGCGCCTTCGGGTCTTTCGGAAGTGTTTGGCACCTTGTTTAACAACATGGTTCAGAATCCCCTTACCGCTATGCAGACCGGCAACTATATCGGTATCTTGACCTGGGCAATTGTATTCGGTATTGCACTTCGCGGTTTAGCATCCGATAACACCAAAAACATGCTCTCCGACCTTTCGGGTGCTGTTTCCAAGGCAGTTGCATGGGTTATTCAACTGGCACCCTTTGGTATCATGGGCTTGATTTATTCCACTGTTAATGAATACGGTATGGAAATTTTCGTGGACTACGGTAAGCTTTTAGTGCTTTTGGTTGGTTGTATGTTGCTTGTGGCACTGGTCATCAATCCGCTTCTTGCAGGCTTCCTTTTAAAGAGAAACCCCTATCCGCTGTTGTTTAAGTGTTTAAGAGAGTCGGGACTTACCGCATTCTTTACCAGAAGCTCTGCGGCAAACATCCCTGTAAACATGTCCCTTTGCGAAAAACTGGGCCTTAGCCGCGACTACTATTCGGTAGCCATTCCGCTGGGCGCAACCATCAACATGGACGGTGCGGCAATCACCATCACCGTTATGTCTTTGGCAGCGGCATTTTCCATGGGCATTGAAGTAAACATCTTCTCTGCAATTATTTTAAGCTTTATTTCCACCCTTGGTGCTTGCGGTGCTTCGGGCGTTGCAGGCGGCTCGCTGCTTTTGATCCCCATGGCTTGCTCGCTTTTGGGCGTTGACCCGGAAATTGCAATGCAGGTTGTAGGTGTTGGCTTTATCATCGGTGTTGTGCAGGATTCTGTGGAAACCGCATTAAACTCCTCGGGAGACGCTTACTTTGCGGCAGTTGCTGAATATCATGACTTGCGAAAAAAAGGCGAACCGATGCCTTTCTATGATAACAAAAAATAATAATATCACAATGATAAAAACGACCGCAGGAGGGGGTTCCTGCGGTCGTTTTTGATTCGATATATTTAAGAGAAGGTTGAATATATCGCAAAATTATTTCAAGAGTGCATAGCAGATTTCAGCCATTGCCTGACGGGTCAGATGACCGTCTGCAACGAAAGCGGAAAGGTCTGCTTCGGGATTGAGCTGAATCAGAAGGTCAATGAATTCGTTGGTTTCGATTGCACCGTCGGCTACAAAGCCTTCAGCCTGTTCCATAACAATTACCAAAGAGGGGTTAAGCTGTGCGGGGATGGACATGGTCATCATATCGGAGTAAACCACGATTTTGTCGCCCATTTTCAAGTCCTGTGCTTTGATGATGTTTCTGGACTTTAAGGGACGAACGTCTGCATCCTCACCCATTACTGCAACGTAGTTGCCTGCAGCATCTGCTACCTTGATAACGCCGTCAGCCTTTTCTACAGAAGCAATTTCCATGTAGATGGGGTTAGAAACTTTGTCAGCCTTTAAAACTGCGTAGGTATAAACCTGAGCAGGAATGCTTCTGGTCATTGCAGTAGAGGTTACTGCAGTTACGGTTTCGCCTTCAAAATCCTTGATTGCTTCTTCAAACTGTGCAGATGCCATACCGATAAAGCCTGCGGTGTTCGCATCGGTGATGAGCTGATATACTGCACCGTCTTCAGCGGTGAGCAGCGTTTCGCCGTTTGCTACAGAAAGGGTACCTGTTAAAGTCTGGGTGGTCTGACCGGTTACGATTACACCGTTTGCGATTGCATCTGTAATCAGAGCATCTGCCCAGTGGCCTTCGGTGGATACGGGAACTTCTTTACCCAGTACACGGTAAGCCATGGTAAGTGCTTCTGCATTGGTGGAAATTCTGTCTAATTCCAGGCCGTTTTCAGTGCCCTTCAAAAGACCTTTTTCTACTAAGAAATCTACTGCGTTTACTTCTTCTTCAACTGCAACTTCTGCAGAACCAATCATAACGATTGCTTCAGGATTTAAAAGTGCGGGGATGGACATGGTCATCATGGAAGAATATACAACCAGTCTGTCGCCTGCCTTAACATCCATCGCCTTTACAATCTGACGGGTTCTTAAGGGGGTGATGTCGGTCATGGGGTCGATTGCCAGCTTATACATACCGTCAGCGCTGTTGATTACGATGCTGTCTTCTGTTTTTTCTACGTCAGAAACTTCCACATAGATGGGGTTTGCAGTTTCGTCTGCAGATAAAATGCTGAACGCAAAGGTTTGTGCCGGAATGCTCATGGTCATCTGGGTAGAGGTAACAGCGGTTACTTCTTTACCGTTCAAGTCAGCCTTCATTTCAGCAAACGCACCGTTTGCGTTACCGATGAATGCGCTGGTGTTTTCGTCAACGTTTAATACGTATTCGATACCGTTTGCATCGGTAAGAAGAATTTCTTCATCGGATACCGAAAGGGTTCCGCTTAAGGTTGTAGTCTGTGCGATGTAAGAAGGTTCTTCAGAAATGAGCATGATTTCTTCTTCTGCGATGGGCATTACATCAGCCTCGTTTGCGAGTGCCGAGACGCCCATGGAACTGATTGCCACGGTTACTGCTAAGGTTAATCCAAGTACTTTTTTCATGATATTTTCTCCTTTTTTATCATTTTTATTTTTAAATTTTTTACGCTGTTTTTTGCGCTTTACATACATAATACTTTTGAGCGGTGCAAAAGGTTGCAAAAAAAATAAAAAATTTTAAAATTTTTTTAAAAAGTTTTTTTCTTCCTTTTATATATACAAAAACAAGCTCTTGACAAAATACCCCTATGGGGTATATAATATGTATGAAAGGCGGGATTTTATGGCTGAAAACTGTGTTTGCAAAACCAAAAAGCGAAGCGAAGAAGAAAAGAAAAAATTGAATAATCGGTTAAACCGTATTTCGGGACAAATCCGCGGTATTTCGAACATGTTAGAGTCGGATGCCTATTGCATTGACATTTTAACCCAGGTTTCGGCAGTCAGTGCGGCACTTTCTGCTTTTGGCAAGGAGCTGATGAAAAATCACATTCAGACCTGCGTGGTGCAGGATATCAAGCAGGACAAAAACGAAACGGTAGATGAACTGATTACAGTTTTGGAAAAATTTATGTGAGGAGGCGTAACGGATGAAGCAATTTGATATTACGGGCATGAGCTGTGCTGCCTGCTCGGCAAGAGTGGAAAAGGCGGTATCTTCTGTAGAGGGCGTAAATATGTGCACGGTAAATCTTCTTACCAATTCCATGCAGGTTGAAGGGACGGTGTCTGCCTCTTCTATTATAGAGGCAGTGGAAAAGGCAGGCTACGGAGCAACCGAAAAGGGTGCTGTTTCTAAAAAAGAAAGCAGTCCTTTAAAAGACACCGAAACGCCTAAGCTGAAGCAAAGACTTTTGTATTCCCTTATATTTTTACTTCTTTTGATGTATGTTTCCATGGGACACACAATGCTCAAACTCCCCTTACCTGCGTTTTTTGAGGGCAATCCCATAGGAATCGGTTTGTTGCAGTTAATCCTCTCTGCCATTGTGCTTGTGATTAACCAGAAGTTTTTTATAAACGGTTTTAAGGGCATGGTAAACCGCTCACCGAATATGGACACGTTAGTGGCTTTAGGGTCGGGAGCTTCCTTTATATACAGCACCATTCTTCTCTTTGGCATGACAAAATCGGCACATCCTTCGGTACACGGCTTTTACTTTGAGTCTGCTGCCATGATTTTAACTCTGATTACAGTAGGCAAAATGTTAGAGGCGCACTCTAAGGGAAAGACCACAAGCGCCATTGAGGGCTTAATGAACTTAGCCCCCAAAACCGCAACCCTTTTAAAAGACGGCAAGGAAATCACAATAGATGCCACAGACCTTAAAAAGGGCGATATTTTTATTGTGCGCCCCGGGGAATCCATTCCGGCAGACGGGATTGTTTCAGAGGGGGAAAGTGCAGTAAACGAGGCATCCCTTACGGGCGAAAGCTTAGCTGTAGACAAAGCAAAAGGCGATAAAGTTTCCTGTGCCACCATCAACCAATCGGGGGTGCTGACCTGCGAAGCCACAAAGGTTGGCGAGGACACAACGCTTTCCGAAATCATCCGCCTGGTATCCGATGCGGCGGCAACCAAGGCACCCATTGCCAAAATTGCCGATCAGGTTTCAGGGGTGTTTGTTCCGGTGGTAATCGGAATTTCTGCCATCACCTTTATTCTGTGGATGCTTCTGGATAAATCCTTTGGATTTGCACTGTCCCGTGCCATTTCAGTTTTAGTCATCAGCTGTCCCTGTGCATTGGGGCTTGCGACACCCGTTGCCATTATGGTTGGCAGTGGCTTAGGTGCTAAAAACGGCATTTTATTCAAATCGGCTGTGGCATTGGAAAAAGCAGGTAAAGTATCGGTGGTCGCCTTAGACAAAACGGGCACCATTACCGAGGGAAAGCCCTCGGTAACCGACATATTCCCCGAAAACTGCACCAAAGAAGAACTGGTGATGCTGGCGGCATCCTTAGAGAAAAACAGCGAGCATCCCCTATCCAAGGCGATTCTGGAATATGCAGGCAATATGACATTAAAGCCGGTACAGAGCTTCAGAATTCTGCCCGGCAACGGACTTGTGGCAGAAATTGACGGCAAAGCGGTATTTGGGGGCAATTTAAAATTTGCAGAGCAGAACGCGACTGTATCCTCTGCCCTCAAACAACAGGCAGAAGCACAAAGTGCCCTTGGCAAAACACCGTTATTTTTTGGTGCAGACGGCTCTGTTTTGGGTATGATTTGTGTAGCAGACACCATAAAGCCTGATTCGGCAGAGGCAATTTCGGCACTTAAAAACATGGGCATCCGTGTGGTGATGCTGACGGGTGACAATCGTAATACTGCCACCGCTATCGGCAAAATCGCAGGGGTAGATGAAGTGATTTCGGATGTTCTGCCCGACGGCAAGGAGCAGGCAATCCGCGCCCTGCAACAAAA
The sequence above is drawn from the Clostridia bacterium genome and encodes:
- a CDS encoding heavy metal translocating P-type ATPase, which codes for MKQFDITGMSCAACSARVEKAVSSVEGVNMCTVNLLTNSMQVEGTVSASSIIEAVEKAGYGATEKGAVSKKESSPLKDTETPKLKQRLLYSLIFLLLLMYVSMGHTMLKLPLPAFFEGNPIGIGLLQLILSAIVLVINQKFFINGFKGMVNRSPNMDTLVALGSGASFIYSTILLFGMTKSAHPSVHGFYFESAAMILTLITVGKMLEAHSKGKTTSAIEGLMNLAPKTATLLKDGKEITIDATDLKKGDIFIVRPGESIPADGIVSEGESAVNEASLTGESLAVDKAKGDKVSCATINQSGVLTCEATKVGEDTTLSEIIRLVSDAAATKAPIAKIADQVSGVFVPVVIGISAITFILWMLLDKSFGFALSRAISVLVISCPCALGLATPVAIMVGSGLGAKNGILFKSAVALEKAGKVSVVALDKTGTITEGKPSVTDIFPENCTKEELVMLAASLEKNSEHPLSKAILEYAGNMTLKPVQSFRILPGNGLVAEIDGKAVFGGNLKFAEQNATVSSALKQQAEAQSALGKTPLFFGADGSVLGMICVADTIKPDSAEAISALKNMGIRVVMLTGDNRNTATAIGKIAGVDEVISDVLPDGKEQAIRALQQKGAVAMVGDGINDAPALTRADIGIAIGAGTDVAMDAADVVLMKSTLSDVPAAIRLSRGALKTIHQNLFWAFIYNIIGIPLAAGAFISLLGWELNPMFGAAAMSLSSFCVVTNALRLNLLNIYNPKRDKHKTHKEEKKMEKVFNVEGMMCPHCEARVKQVLEALDGVKEAIPSHTENKVTVILEKEVSDDIIKNTITEQGYTVK
- the sstT gene encoding serine/threonine transporter SstT translates to MKKLIQGYVNIPLILKILVGLIIGAVLGLFVPQAGFVATFGTIFVSALKAIAPILVFVLITASLASAGDGIGGRFRTVIMLYMLTTFLAAVLAVVASFIFPTAIPLTGVESATNAAPSGLSEVFGTLFNNMVQNPLTAMQTGNYIGILTWAIVFGIALRGLASDNTKNMLSDLSGAVSKAVAWVIQLAPFGIMGLIYSTVNEYGMEIFVDYGKLLVLLVGCMLLVALVINPLLAGFLLKRNPYPLLFKCLRESGLTAFFTRSSAANIPVNMSLCEKLGLSRDYYSVAIPLGATINMDGAAITITVMSLAAAFSMGIEVNIFSAIILSFISTLGACGASGVAGGSLLLIPMACSLLGVDPEIAMQVVGVGFIIGVVQDSVETALNSSGDAYFAAVAEYHDLRKKGEPMPFYDNKK
- a CDS encoding QueT transporter family protein, yielding MKKTTQMAYGALIAALYVVLTFVANILGLANGAIQVRFSEALTILPAFTPAAIPGLAVGCALSNILTGCALWDVVFGTLATLIGAVLTRIIGKSNKFLAVIPPILANTLIIPFVLRFTYGVPEAMPYLFLTVCLGELISAGVLGSLLYKILESKRDLFK
- a CDS encoding metal-sensing transcriptional repressor encodes the protein MAENCVCKTKKRSEEEKKKLNNRLNRISGQIRGISNMLESDAYCIDILTQVSAVSAALSAFGKELMKNHIQTCVVQDIKQDKNETVDELITVLEKFM
- a CDS encoding calcium/sodium antiporter, yielding MAYVLLIIGFILLIKGADYFVDGSSGLAKIFKVPAVIIGLTIVSMGTSAPEAAVSITSGLVGKNALAISNIVGSNIFNLLIVIGVCAVIDKVEADKDIRKRDLPYNVILCALLLVMIAFDGILGTVDAIILLVLFVGYILWLVRDALKNRTQENDDAKKMPLWLCLICIVGGLAAIVFGGDMVVKNATKIATSLGMSENLVGLTIVAVGTSLPELVTSIVASRKGENEIALGNAVGSCIFNILFILGMSGALSPIVLQQNLGEHIVDLAVLIAVTLLFTVLCLIKKEVNRKAGFLCILLYIIYLAYIIARNYGVFA
- a CDS encoding low molecular weight phosphotyrosine protein phosphatase, producing the protein MKKVMFVCHGNICRSPMAEFLMKDMVKKQGREAEFFIASSATSTEEIGNPPHPGTRKKLAEFNISTAGKQAVQLTKADYDKYDYFLGMDSMNIRNMLRIFKDDPQNKVMRLLDFTDVPRDIRDPWYTGNFDETYEDIQEGILAFLGNL